The Bradyrhizobium sp. CCBAU 051011 DNA segment CCAGCACGACCAGTGTCGTTGCCGTCAAAGGCGACTGACGCCCGGACGTTCTTTCGGCCTCGCTCTGGAGCTTCCTCGCAAGACTGACCGCCTCGCCGTAGGTGCCCTCTTTTGCAAGCGCCGTGATGCGTTGCATCAGCGTCAGCATTTCCTGCGGACCCGCGCCGCAGGGCGACACCACGACGCTCACAAGAAACAGGACACCGAAAAACCGCCCGGCAAACCCCAGCCACCCTGCCCGCATGCTGCGCTTGCTCCCAATTCCCCGAACCTGCCATTTGGTAGGACACAGCAAGATGGAGGCCGTGTGACCGCGCCATGGCCTATTCCGGGGGCAGCAATGCGAGCCAAATGGCCGGCCGCCATCACCCGCACCTGGTATGGCTCAGCGGGATTTTCCAAACGTCGCAGCGATGTCGTGGACCGGCAGTCGGCGCCTGCGTATGGGTCGAAAGATCCGCCTGGATCACATTACATTGCGGGTGCTAAAGGCGTCGGCGATCAGCTACGCGGCATTGAAGCCCAGCCACTATCCGCCCTCATGATTGAAGGCAACTTAGCCGCGCACCACTCGCGGCAATTGGACGAAATCGCTGAAAATCGTAGGCAGGCGTGCAGAATCGTAGATTTGGTAGCGAGAGAGGGACTCGAACCCCCGACCCCAGGATTATGATTCCCGTGCTCTAACCAGCTGAGCTACCTCGCCACGGTTCACCGTCACGGCCTACTATACCGCATTCGCGAACGCGCGGCATATAAGGAGTGGGTCGAGGACCTGTCAAGCAAAGCCAGCGGTCTAACCAAGCCTCTGCATAGCGCTATTTTGGCCGGATTGTCGGGTCGCCGCCGGGGCTGCCGGGCGGCGGAATCACCGGCGTCTTGCCGGCGTCGGGGGCCGGCGCGTGCATTTCAGGATCGATGCCGGGAGGTGGGCACAAAACACCATCCGAACGGGCCAATTTGTCGCCGAGCGGTTCGGCCCGCTGGCCGGTCGTCGTCCCCTCCGGAACCTTCTCGCCGGAGTTCGGCAACGGCTGCATCGGCGCGCAATTGGCCGCGCGCTGAGGCGACGGGGGCGCGGTCTGGGCCGGCGGCGTGGCCGGGGTCGGCGGTGCCTGTGCAACTGCCATGCTGGCCGTCGCCGCCCACACACACGAGATCAAAAAGGCGCGTTTCATTGCCATGCAAGGAAAACGGCCCGCGCTCGCGGAGGTTCCGCGGCTAGATTGTCGCGTTCTTTGTTTGACGCGATTTCTTGACGCGAACCGGCAGCCACTTCGCTCGAAAACGCTATGCGTTCACGATTTCCGAAAGCGGATCAGCGAAAAGTGTCCCATCGGCGGCATCGGCCGCCGTTCGGTCAAGGTGACGCCGCCATGCTTGGCAGCCCAGTTGGTCAGGCGCTCCCACGGAAATTCCGGCCGCCAGCCCAGCCGGCGCGCCAATGGCGCGAACGCCAGTTCGAACATCCGGCGCGGCCCGCTTTCGGCGCCGATGTGATTGACCAGGATCAGTTCGCCGCCCGGCTTCAGCACGCGGATGAAATCATCCAGCGTCCGCTCCGGATCCGGCACCGCGGTGATGACATATTGCGCCACCACTGCGTCGAAAAACGAATCCGGGAACGCAAGATTCTTGGCGTCCATCACCGCGAGCGCCTCGACATTGGTCAGGCCGAACTCGCGCACGCGCTTGAGCGCACGCCGCAGCATCGGCTCGGAAATGTCGACGCCGCATAATTTGGTATTGCGCGAATATTCCGACAGCGATAGCCCGGTGCCGACACCGACATCGAGAACGCGTCCGCCGATCTTGTCAGCCTCCGCAATGGTCGACCGGCGGCCCTCGTCGAACACCTTGCCGAAAACCAGATCGTAGACCGGCGCCCAGCGCCCATAAGCCTTTTCGACCCTTTCGCGGTCGATGTCCCCAGCCATTTCCTCTGCCCCGATTTTCTTTAAGTGCGCATCACCTCGGCGAGCGGCGCGGTCTTTTCCTGCGCCCCTGCCCTCGCCGCCACATGGCGTGCGGTCGCGCTCTTGATGAATCCGCCGCCGAGCACCCGCGCCTGTCCGGAAGGCGCATCGTAGAACACGCAGGCTTGGCCGGGCGATACGCCCTCTTCGCCGGCAACGAGTTCGACCTCATAACCGCCATCGACTGCGCGCAAGCACGCCGGCTGCGGCGCACGCGTCGAGCGCACCCGCACGAACATCTCGATGCCGTCACCGATGACGCGGTCGAGCGCGCCGTCGCCGATCCAGTTGACGTCACGCAGGCGGATGCGATCCATCCGCAGCGCCTCGCGCGGCCCGACCACGACGCGGCGGCTGGCCGCATCGAGCTTGAGGACGTAGAGCGGTGCACCGGAGGCGATGCCAAGTCCCTTGCGCTGGCCGACGGTGAAATGAACGATGCCTTGATGGCGGCCGATCACATGGCCATCGAGATCGACGATGTCGCCCGGCTCGATCGCGCCGGGCTTGAGGCGGCCGATGATGTCGGTATAGCGCCCGGTCGGCACGAAGCAGATGTCCTGGCTGTCCTGCTTGTCGGCGACTTCGAGGCCGAAGCGCCGCGCCAGTTCGCGCGCCTGCGGCTTGGTCATGTCGCCGAGCGGGAAGCGCAGATAATCGAGCTGCTCGCGCGTGGTCGCGAACAGGAAATAGCTCTGGTCGCGATCGGCGTCCGCAGCGCACACCAGCGCCCGCGATCCGTCGGCCAGGCGGCGCGAGGCGACGTAATGCCCGGTTGCGAGCGCCTGCGCGCCGAGTTCGCGCGCGGTCGCCAGCAGGTCGCGAAATTTGACCGAGCGGTTGCATTCGATGCAGGGCACCGGCGTTTCGCCGAGCGCGTAGCTGTCGGCAAAATTGTCGATCACGGATTCGCGGAAGCGGCTCTCATAGTCGAGCACGTAATGCGGGATACCGATCCGTTCGGCGACGTTGCGGGCGTCATGGATGTCGCGGCCCGCACAGCAGGCGCCCTTGCGATGGGTAGCCGCGCCATGATCGTAAAGCTGCAGCGTGATCCCGACCACGTCGTAGCCCTCGGACTTCAGCAAGGCAGCCGTCACCGACGAGTCGACGCCGCCGGACATGGCGACCACGACCCGTGTGTCCTGCGGGCGGCCTTCGAGATCCAGACTG contains these protein-coding regions:
- a CDS encoding class I SAM-dependent methyltransferase, whose amino-acid sequence is MAGDIDRERVEKAYGRWAPVYDLVFGKVFDEGRRSTIAEADKIGGRVLDVGVGTGLSLSEYSRNTKLCGVDISEPMLRRALKRVREFGLTNVEALAVMDAKNLAFPDSFFDAVVAQYVITAVPDPERTLDDFIRVLKPGGELILVNHIGAESGPRRMFELAFAPLARRLGWRPEFPWERLTNWAAKHGGVTLTERRPMPPMGHFSLIRFRKS
- the mnmA gene encoding tRNA 2-thiouridine(34) synthase MnmA, with the translated sequence MRNSLDLEGRPQDTRVVVAMSGGVDSSVTAALLKSEGYDVVGITLQLYDHGAATHRKGACCAGRDIHDARNVAERIGIPHYVLDYESRFRESVIDNFADSYALGETPVPCIECNRSVKFRDLLATARELGAQALATGHYVASRRLADGSRALVCAADADRDQSYFLFATTREQLDYLRFPLGDMTKPQARELARRFGLEVADKQDSQDICFVPTGRYTDIIGRLKPGAIEPGDIVDLDGHVIGRHQGIVHFTVGQRKGLGIASGAPLYVLKLDAASRRVVVGPREALRMDRIRLRDVNWIGDGALDRVIGDGIEMFVRVRSTRAPQPACLRAVDGGYEVELVAGEEGVSPGQACVFYDAPSGQARVLGGGFIKSATARHVAARAGAQEKTAPLAEVMRT